CCACCGTGCTCCGCCTCGTCCGGAACAGCGGTCCGGGCGCCGCGCGGAATCATGGGGTCGCCCACGCCGACGGCGACGTGATCCTCTTCGTGGACGCCGACGTCGTCGTGGCCCCGGACGCGCTGGGACGCGTCGGGCGGACCTTCGCGGACGATCCGGGCCTCGCCGCTCTCTTCGGCTCCTACGACGACCGGCCCCGCGCACCCGGCCTCGTCTCGCGCTACCGGAACCTGCTGCACCACTTCGTCCACCACGCGGGACGCGCGGAGGCGTCGACGTTCTGGGCGGGCCTGGGCGCCGTGCGCCGCGCCGCGTTCCTCGCCGTGGGCGGCTTCGATGCCGTGCGGTTCCCGCGTCCGAGCATCGAGGACATCGAGCTCGGCGTACGGCTGCGTCGGGCCGGCCACCGCATCCGCCTCGACCCCATGGTGCAGGGGACGCATCTCAAGCGCTGGACGCTCGCGTCCATGGTCCGCGTGGACGTCACGCGCCGCGCGCTGCCGTGGGCTCGACTCATCCTCGAGACGGCGCAGACGCCCACGGACCTGAACCTCAGCCCCTCCCAGCGGGTGACAGCGGCGCTGGCCGGGGTTGCGGTCCTCGGCCTCGTGCTCGCACCACTCCGGCCCGCCCCCGCGCTGGCGGTCGCGCTGGGCGCGCTCGCCGGCGTGGCCGTCCTGAACCGGCGGTTCTACGTGCTCTTGTGGCATCGGGGCGGTTTCCCGCTCCTTGCCGCGGGCTTCCCCCTGCACGTGCTGTACTTCCTCTACAGCGCGGCCACCTTTGTCTATGCCGCCCTCGAGGCGCGCTTCGCCGGGCGCGGACGGCGGCCGTGAGCGCGGGGGCCGGCTCGCGGCACGTGGTGATCGGCGCCGGGCCCGCCGGCCTCACTGCGGCACGCGAGCTCGCCCGTCAGGGCCGGCCGGTCGTGGTGCTGGAGCAGGCGCCCATCGTGGGGGGGCTCGCTCGCACCGAGTCCTACAAGGGCTTTCACTTCGACATGGGTGGCCATCGCTTCTTCACCAAGGTCGACGAGGTGCAGAAGATCTGGCAGGAGGTGCTCGGCCCCGACTTCCGGCGTCGCCCGCGTCTATCGCGGATCTACTACGACGGACGGTTCTTCCACTATCCGCTCAGACCGCTCAATGCGCTGGCCGGCCTGGGCCTATGGCGGGCCCTGCTGGTCGTGCTGAGCTACCTCCGCTGGCAGCTCTTCCCGTACGAGGAGGAGCGGACCTTCGAGCAGTGGGTGACGAACCGTTTCGGCCGCCGTCTCTTCCTCACGTTCTTCAAGACCTACACCGAGAAGGTGTGGGGCATCCCGTGCTCGGAGCTGCGGGCGGAGTGGGCGGCCCAGCGGATCAAGGATCTCTCGCTACGCTCGGCGGTGGTGGCGATGTTCATCAAGCCCGGCAAGACGATCAAGACCCTCATCGAGGAGTTCGAGTATCCTCGCCTGGGCCCGGGCATGATGTGGCGGGCCGCGGCGGACGAGGTTCGGCGCCTGGGCGGTGCGGTGCGGCTGGAGGCCGAGGTGACGGCTGTCCGCCGCAACGGGCGGCGCGTGGACAGCGTGGTGCTCACGGGCCCGCAGGGTGAGGAGGTCGTGCCGGGCGATCAGTTCCTCTCCAGCATGCCGGTGACCCAGCTCGTGCTGCGCCTCGACCCGCCGGCCCCCGATGCGGTGCGCGAGGCGGCGCGCCGGCTCACCTACCGCGATTTCCTCACCGTGTGCCTGATCGTCGATCGGCCGGATCCGTTTCCCGACAACTGGATCTACGTGCACTCGCCCGAGGTGAAGGTCGGCCGCATCCAGAACTTCCGGAGCTGGAGCCCCGACATGGTGCCCGATCCCGCCAAAGCGAGCCTCGGGCTCGAGTACTTCTGCTCGGAGGGCGACGCGCTCTGGACCCTCCCCGACGAGGCGCTGATCCGCCTGGGCAAGGAGGAGCTCGAGCGCATCGGCCTCGCGCGGGCGTCGGAGATCTCCGACGGCTGCGTGTTTCGCGTGCCCAAGGCGTATCCCGTATACGACGCCGACTACCGGGAGCACCTGGATACCGTGCGCGCCTTCGTGGACGGCCTCGAGAACCTCCAGACCATCGGGCGCAATGGCCTCCACCGGTACAACAACCAGGATCACGCCATGCTCACCGGGCTCCTCGCCGTGCGAAATCTGGAGAGCGGAGTCCGCCACGATCTCTGGAGCGTGAATACCGAGCCCGAGTACCACGAGGAGGTCGGGGTCAGCGACGCGGAGGCGGCGGTGCTGGAGGGGCGCATCACCGAGATCTTCCCGCGGGTGGACGGCGTGGCCCTCGGCGCGGCGACGGGCGTGGTCGCCGGCGCGCTCCTGGGCCTCGCGACGCTCGTGCTCGTGTGGAAGGGCGGGCCCGTGGTGGGGCCGACACTCGGCCTGCTCGCGCAGTTCCTGCCCGGCTACTCCGTGACGGCCGCCGGCAGCCTCATCGGCCTCGCCTACGGGGCCCTCGGGGGGT
This window of the Candidatus Methylomirabilota bacterium genome carries:
- a CDS encoding glycosyltransferase family A protein, which gives rise to MSTAAEVGRRRPAPSLSIIVPAYNAEREIAECLGALRAAAPPDAELIVVDDASIDETPDVAKAAGATVLRLVRNSGPGAARNHGVAHADGDVILFVDADVVVAPDALGRVGRTFADDPGLAALFGSYDDRPRAPGLVSRYRNLLHHFVHHAGRAEASTFWAGLGAVRRAAFLAVGGFDAVRFPRPSIEDIELGVRLRRAGHRIRLDPMVQGTHLKRWTLASMVRVDVTRRALPWARLILETAQTPTDLNLSPSQRVTAALAGVAVLGLVLAPLRPAPALAVALGALAGVAVLNRRFYVLLWHRGGFPLLAAGFPLHVLYFLYSAATFVYAALEARFAGRGRRP
- a CDS encoding NAD(P)/FAD-dependent oxidoreductase gives rise to the protein MSAGAGSRHVVIGAGPAGLTAARELARQGRPVVVLEQAPIVGGLARTESYKGFHFDMGGHRFFTKVDEVQKIWQEVLGPDFRRRPRLSRIYYDGRFFHYPLRPLNALAGLGLWRALLVVLSYLRWQLFPYEEERTFEQWVTNRFGRRLFLTFFKTYTEKVWGIPCSELRAEWAAQRIKDLSLRSAVVAMFIKPGKTIKTLIEEFEYPRLGPGMMWRAAADEVRRLGGAVRLEAEVTAVRRNGRRVDSVVLTGPQGEEVVPGDQFLSSMPVTQLVLRLDPPAPDAVREAARRLTYRDFLTVCLIVDRPDPFPDNWIYVHSPEVKVGRIQNFRSWSPDMVPDPAKASLGLEYFCSEGDALWTLPDEALIRLGKEELERIGLARASEISDGCVFRVPKAYPVYDADYREHLDTVRAFVDGLENLQTIGRNGLHRYNNQDHAMLTGLLAVRNLESGVRHDLWSVNTEPEYHEEVGVSDAEAAVLEGRITEIFPRVDGVALGAATGVVAGALLGLATLVLVWKGGPVVGPTLGLLAQFLPGYSVTAAGSLIGLAYGALGGFVAGWGFAVIRNLTLFLSLSFLRRRAQRHLLKRFLEFV